The following coding sequences lie in one Verrucomicrobiales bacterium genomic window:
- a CDS encoding DMT family transporter, whose product MLPAFLTTVLFSLSALFAQRTARALGGITANFWRMMLATLFLGLWSHLFGVGFQGPALPWLFVSGILGFGIGDVAMFQALPRIGSRLCILLVHCLATPTAAVTEYFWLGSTLSATQILCIIISLLGVAFAVAPTPGSTPRSSGYGLGIFFGLLAMLGQSFGAVLSRKASQVASLAGHPLNGIDAAYQRAWGGVLISLGVFAIYQMQRRRATSAPEPSPSETNSARSLQQAPPSRARIRLWVLANTLAGPVIGVSCYQWALATERTGVVLPIVALTPLVIIPFAHWLEGERTTAREVIGGIIAVGGVAALTRITHGASPG is encoded by the coding sequence ATGTTACCGGCATTCTTAACGACCGTCCTATTCTCCCTTTCCGCGCTATTCGCCCAGCGAACGGCACGGGCCTTGGGGGGAATTACCGCCAACTTTTGGCGCATGATGCTGGCGACGCTCTTTCTGGGGCTGTGGTCGCATCTCTTCGGGGTCGGATTCCAGGGCCCTGCCCTGCCCTGGCTGTTTGTGAGCGGCATCCTGGGTTTCGGGATTGGCGATGTGGCCATGTTCCAGGCGTTGCCCCGAATTGGCTCCCGACTCTGCATTCTGTTGGTCCATTGCCTTGCCACCCCGACGGCCGCCGTCACCGAATACTTTTGGCTGGGATCCACGCTCAGCGCCACCCAGATCCTTTGCATCATCATCTCGCTGCTGGGAGTCGCCTTCGCGGTTGCCCCGACTCCAGGATCGACCCCACGGTCGTCGGGTTATGGACTCGGAATCTTCTTCGGCCTGCTGGCCATGCTAGGACAATCCTTCGGAGCGGTGCTCAGCCGCAAAGCCAGCCAAGTCGCCTCCCTCGCCGGTCATCCGCTCAATGGCATCGATGCCGCCTACCAGCGAGCCTGGGGGGGCGTGCTGATCTCCTTGGGAGTGTTCGCCATCTATCAAATGCAGCGCCGGCGCGCCACCTCCGCTCCAGAGCCCTCGCCCTCCGAGACCAACTCTGCCAGGTCGCTTCAGCAGGCCCCGCCGAGCCGGGCTCGAATCCGTCTGTGGGTCCTCGCCAATACCCTGGCCGGTCCGGTGATCGGAGTCAGCTGCTACCAGTGGGCGCTGGCCACCGAACGGACCGGCGTGGTGCTCCCCATCGTGGCACTGACACCTCTGGTCATCATCCCGTTCGCCCATTGGCTGGAAGGAGAGAGAACCACCGCCCGCGAAGTGATTGGCGGAATCATCGCGGTCGGCGGGGTGGCGGCCCTGACTCGGATCACCCACGGAGCCTCCCCCGGTTGA